One Paenibacillus sp. FSL H7-0737 DNA segment encodes these proteins:
- a CDS encoding formate--tetrahydrofolate ligase — MKLITEVAAQAGIGEEHLELYGKYKSKLSPSLWEDMKNKPDGKLVLVTAVNPTPAGEGKTLTTIGLAQALNAAGVKTVAALREPSLGPCLGMKGGATGGGKSQIIPADEINLHFTGDIHAVTSAHNLLSAMIDNHIFQGNELGLDPQRIVWKRVMDMNDRSLRNIVTGLGDGNGAVRESGFQITTASEIMAVLCLCDNLSDLKKRLNRILIGYDQEGQPVTAEQIGAVEAMTALLKEAVKPNLVQTLEGTPVIVHGGPFANIAHGCSSVIGTRYALKLGDVVVTEAGFGADLGAEKFMDIKCRQAGLTPSAAVLVVTVKSLKYNGGVPKNELQTENRLALRSGLSNLERHVENLGKFGVPVLVAINHFEGDSPEEINDVVEACRRLNVPAAISKVWAEGSAGGQELASELKKLLDHSDTERFAPLYENELDISSKITKIVREIYRGAEVNFSPAAKRSLAVIERLGLNDLQVCMAKTPYSFSDQPRLLGAPEGFTVGIRDITLSLGAGFAVVITGNIVTMPGLPAKPAAEALWMDEDGVIHGLV; from the coding sequence ATGAAGTTAATTACAGAGGTAGCAGCACAAGCGGGAATTGGCGAAGAGCATCTGGAACTATACGGCAAATATAAAAGTAAACTTTCACCGTCCTTATGGGAAGACATGAAGAACAAACCAGATGGCAAGCTGGTATTGGTCACTGCGGTGAATCCAACCCCTGCTGGCGAAGGGAAGACCTTAACAACCATTGGGCTGGCACAGGCATTGAACGCAGCAGGAGTAAAGACCGTGGCTGCCTTGCGCGAACCATCCCTCGGACCATGCTTAGGCATGAAAGGCGGTGCCACGGGCGGCGGCAAGTCACAGATCATTCCGGCAGATGAGATTAATTTGCACTTTACGGGTGATATTCATGCGGTGACTTCTGCACATAATTTATTGTCTGCGATGATTGATAATCATATCTTCCAAGGTAATGAGCTGGGTCTTGATCCGCAGCGTATCGTTTGGAAACGCGTGATGGATATGAATGATCGCAGTCTGCGGAATATTGTGACAGGGCTTGGAGATGGAAATGGAGCCGTGCGGGAAAGTGGATTTCAGATTACAACAGCTTCTGAGATTATGGCTGTATTATGCCTATGCGATAATCTGAGTGATCTCAAAAAGCGTCTGAACCGTATTTTGATTGGGTATGACCAAGAGGGACAGCCTGTAACGGCCGAGCAAATAGGGGCAGTTGAAGCGATGACAGCGCTGCTGAAGGAAGCAGTTAAGCCTAATCTGGTGCAGACCTTGGAGGGCACTCCTGTTATTGTACACGGTGGTCCATTTGCGAATATCGCCCATGGCTGCAGTAGTGTTATTGGTACTCGTTATGCACTCAAGCTGGGAGATGTTGTGGTTACGGAAGCAGGCTTCGGAGCGGATCTTGGTGCAGAGAAATTCATGGATATCAAATGCCGGCAAGCGGGTCTAACCCCTTCAGCGGCAGTGCTTGTCGTGACGGTGAAATCCTTGAAATATAACGGTGGTGTACCTAAGAATGAGCTCCAAACGGAGAACCGGTTGGCGCTGCGCTCTGGATTGTCTAATTTGGAGCGTCATGTAGAGAATCTCGGCAAATTTGGGGTGCCTGTTCTTGTTGCCATTAATCATTTTGAAGGCGATAGCCCAGAAGAGATTAATGACGTTGTGGAGGCTTGTCGCCGATTGAACGTTCCTGCGGCAATATCCAAGGTATGGGCAGAAGGTAGTGCGGGCGGACAAGAGTTGGCTTCGGAATTAAAGAAACTTCTGGATCATAGCGACACTGAACGTTTTGCTCCTTTGTATGAGAATGAACTCGACATCTCTTCCAAAATCACCAAGATTGTTCGCGAAATTTACCGTGGTGCGGAGGTTAACTTTTCCCCTGCGGCCAAACGCAGCCTAGCGGTGATTGAGCGTCTTGGGTTAAATGATCTTCAAGTATGTATGGCGAAGACCCCTTATTCCTTCTCAGATCAGCCTAGATTGCTTGGCGCTCCAGAAGGTTTCACGGTAGGTATCCGTGATATTACCCTTTCGCTTGGTGCAGGGTTTGCTGTAGTGATTACGGGCAATATCGTTACGATGCCAGGTCTACCGGCTAAGCCAGCTGCTGAGGCACTATGGATGGATGAGGATGGCGTGATTCACGGTTTGGTGTAG
- a CDS encoding glutathione peroxidase, whose product MSIYNFSGVTPSGKEVSFTEYEGKVVLIANTASKCGLTPQYGDLQKLYEQYRDQGLVVLGFPCNQFAGQEPGTSEEAEEFCQINYGVTFPVFAKVDVNGPDASPLFNYLKEQQPGTGDSSDISWNFTKFLIDRGGNVVARVEPKESPETMSEQIESLL is encoded by the coding sequence ATGTCGATCTACAATTTTTCCGGCGTTACGCCTTCGGGTAAAGAAGTGTCATTTACAGAGTATGAAGGTAAGGTAGTGCTGATTGCCAATACGGCTAGTAAATGCGGACTTACACCGCAGTATGGGGATCTCCAGAAGCTATACGAGCAGTATAGGGATCAGGGACTTGTAGTATTAGGATTCCCCTGCAACCAATTTGCGGGTCAGGAGCCGGGTACAAGTGAAGAGGCAGAAGAATTCTGTCAGATTAATTATGGCGTTACCTTTCCTGTGTTTGCCAAAGTGGATGTGAATGGACCGGATGCCAGCCCTCTTTTCAATTATTTAAAAGAGCAGCAGCCGGGTACTGGCGACAGCAGTGATATCAGCTGGAATTTCACGAAGTTTCTTATTGATCGTGGCGGTAATGTAGTAGCTCGTGTTGAGCCAAAGGAATCGCCAGAAACGATGTCAGAACAGATTGAGTCCTTACTGTAG
- a CDS encoding M15 family metallopeptidase: MSKKLKIIILLIVVIAVGWGIGKYTTPSPSASDSSGSNINVQDDLQAEPGEDGNSTEEGITDPVVANPSNTTDPSDPSEPDSNGKGNSTDDSFKEPDSIAVMVNKEYGLPDNYKPTDLVYPEVRFTFKEKIEKRMMRKEAAEALEKLFAGAEEDGIYLAGVSAYRSKETQTRLFNRYVEKDGEELARTYSAVPGYSEHQTGLAIDVSGSDGKCAAESCFGGTKEAEWLAQHATEYGYIIRFPEGKQDITGYKYEPWHIRYVGKDIATYIADKGITLEEYYDVVPVSK; the protein is encoded by the coding sequence ATGTCTAAAAAATTGAAAATAATAATCTTGTTAATTGTCGTTATTGCTGTTGGGTGGGGGATTGGGAAATATACGACGCCTTCTCCTTCTGCTTCAGATAGTAGCGGTTCCAATATAAATGTGCAGGATGATCTTCAAGCTGAGCCTGGTGAAGATGGAAATAGCACCGAAGAGGGCATAACAGACCCAGTGGTAGCTAACCCATCTAATACAACGGATCCCTCTGATCCGTCCGAACCGGATAGTAACGGCAAGGGAAATAGCACTGATGATTCTTTTAAAGAGCCTGACAGCATAGCTGTGATGGTGAATAAGGAGTATGGACTGCCGGACAACTATAAGCCAACGGATCTAGTCTACCCGGAAGTGCGGTTTACATTTAAAGAGAAAATCGAGAAGCGTATGATGCGTAAGGAAGCTGCCGAAGCATTAGAGAAACTGTTCGCAGGCGCAGAGGAAGACGGGATTTACTTGGCTGGCGTTTCGGCCTACCGTTCTAAGGAAACCCAAACAAGGCTGTTCAATCGTTATGTTGAGAAAGACGGAGAAGAACTGGCTCGTACTTACAGTGCCGTGCCTGGCTATAGCGAGCATCAGACAGGGCTTGCTATCGATGTCTCAGGAAGTGACGGAAAATGTGCTGCGGAGAGCTGTTTTGGTGGAACGAAGGAAGCGGAGTGGCTAGCGCAGCATGCAACCGAATATGGTTATATCATCCGCTTTCCAGAAGGAAAGCAGGACATTACAGGATATAAGTATGAGCCTTGGCATATCCGTTATGTGGGCAAGGATATAGCTACTTATATTGCGGATAAAGGGATTACGCTGGAAGAATATTATGATGTCGTACCCGTATCCAAATAA